The following coding sequences lie in one Glycine soja cultivar W05 chromosome 16, ASM419377v2, whole genome shotgun sequence genomic window:
- the LOC114389388 gene encoding receptor-like protein EIX2 isoform X2 — translation MSHLQVLDLAQNNLSGNIPSCFSNLIAMTVKNQSTDPRIYSEAHYSTSYSSTQSIVSVLLWLKGRGDEYRNILGLVTSIDLSSNKLLGEIPREITSLNGLNFLNLSHNHVIGHIPQGIGNMGSLQSIDFSRNQLSGEIPPTIANLSFLSMLDLSYNHLKGNIPTGTQLQTFDASSFIGNNLCGPPLPINCSSNGKTHCYEGSDGHGVNWFFVSMTIGFIVGFWIVIAPLLICRSWRYAYFDFLDHVWFKLQSFRLGSITV, via the coding sequence ATGAGTCATCTTCAGGTTTTAGACCTTGCACAAAACAATCTGTCTGGCAATATACCCAGCTGTTTCAGTAACTTGATTGCCATGACAGTAAAGAATCAAAGTACAGATCCTCGTATCTATTCTGAAGCACATTATAGTACGTCTTACTCTTCGACGCAAAGTATAGTTAGTGTGCTACTATGGCTGAAAGGAAGAGGAGATGAGTACAGAAACATTCTGGGTTTGGTAACAAGCATTGATCTGTCAAGTAACAAATTATTAGGAGAAATACCAAGAGAAATCACAAGTCTAAATGGATTGAACTTTTTGAACTTATCCCACAACCACGTGATTGGTCATATTCCACAAGGCATTGGTAATATGGGATCATTACAGTCCATTGATTTTTCGAGGAATCAACTTTCTGGTGAAATCCCTCCAACCATTGCAAATTTGAGCTTTCTGAGCATGCTAGACTTGTCTTACAATCATTTGAAGGGAAATATTCCAACAGGAACTCAATTGCAAACCTTTGATGCCTCCAGCTTCATCGGCAACAATCTATGTGGTCCACCACTGCCCATAAACTGCAGCTCCAATGGGAAAACCCATTGTTATGAAGGAAGTGATGGGCATGGAGTGAATTGGTTTTTTGTCAGTATGACAATTGGATTTATTGTGGGATTCTGGATAGTGATTGCTCCTTTGCTGATTTGTAGATCATGGCGGTATGCctattttgatttccttgatCATGTGTGGTTCAAACTTCAATCTTTTCGCTTAGGTAGTATCACTGTTTAG
- the LOC114389388 gene encoding receptor-like protein EIX1 isoform X1, with protein MNSSIYILVFVQLWLLSLPCRESVCIPSERETLLKFKNNLNDPSNRLWSWNHNHTNCCHWYGVLCHNVTSHLLQLHLHTSDSAFYHDSDYGGFFDWEAYRRWSFGGEISPCLADLKHLNYLDLSGNDFEGNQLEGNIPTSLGNLCNLRVIDLSYLKLNQQVNELLEILAPCISHGLTRLAVQSSRLSGNLTDHIGAFKNIEQLYFSNNSIGGALPRSFGKLSSLRYLDLSMNKFSGNPFESLGSLSKLLFLHIDGNLFHRVVKEDDLANLTSLTEFGASGNNFTLKVGPNWIPHFQLTYLEVTSWQLGPSFPLWIQSQNKLKYVGLSNTGIFDSISTQMWEVLSQVLYLNLSRNHIHGEIGTTLKNPISIPTIDLSSNHLCGKLPYLSSDVSQLDLSSNSFSESMNDFLCNDQDKPMLLQFLNLASNNLSGEIPDCWMNWTSLVDVNLQSNHFVGNLPQSMGSLADLQSLQIRNNTLSGIFPSSLKKNNQLISLDLGENNLSGTIPTWVGENLLNVKILRLRSNRFGGHIPNEICQMSHLQVLDLAQNNLSGNIPSCFSNLIAMTVKNQSTDPRIYSEAHYSTSYSSTQSIVSVLLWLKGRGDEYRNILGLVTSIDLSSNKLLGEIPREITSLNGLNFLNLSHNHVIGHIPQGIGNMGSLQSIDFSRNQLSGEIPPTIANLSFLSMLDLSYNHLKGNIPTGTQLQTFDASSFIGNNLCGPPLPINCSSNGKTHCYEGSDGHGVNWFFVSMTIGFIVGFWIVIAPLLICRSWRYAYFDFLDHVWFKLQSFRLGSITV; from the exons ATGAATTCCTCCATTTATATTCTTGTCTTTGTCCAGCTTTGGTTGTTGAGCTTACCATGCAGAGAGAGTGTGTGCATCCCAAGTGAGCGTGAGACACTTTTGAAGTTTAAGAATAATCTGAATGATCCTTCAAATAGGCTTTGGTCTTGGAATCATAATCATACCAACTGTTGCCACTGGTATGGAGTCCTCTGCCACAACGTCACTTCCCATCTTCTTCAGCTTCACCTACACACTTCAGATTCTGCTTTCTATCATGACTCTGACTACGGTggtttctttgattgggaaGCTTATAGGAGATGGAGCTTTGGTGGAGAGATAAGTCCTTGTTTGGCTGATTTAAAGCATTTGAATTACTTGGACTTGAGCGGCAATGATTTTGAAG GTAATCAACTTGAAGGAAACATTCCAACTTCTTTGGGAAATCTCTGCAACTTAAGGGTGATAGATTTATCATATCTCAAACTCAACCAACAGGTTAATGAGCTTTTAGAAATTCTTGCTCCTTGTATTTCCCATGGACTCACAAGACTTGCAGTTCAGAGTTCACGACTTTCAGGCAATCTGACAGATCATATTGGggcatttaaaaatattgagcaGCTATATTTTTCCAACAACTCAATTGGTGGTGCTCTTCCTAGATCATTTGGAAAACTTTCATCATTAAGATATCTCGATCTCTCTATGAATAAATTCAGTGGAAATCCATTTGAAAGTCTTGGATCACTCTCTAAATTGTTATTTCTTCATATTGACGGCAATCTTTTTCACCGAGTTGTCAAGGAAGATGATCTTGCAAATCTTACAAGCTTGACGGAGTTTGGTGCATCGGGGAACAATTTCACTTTAAAAGTGGGTCCCAATTGGATTCCTCATTTTCAACTTACCTATTTGGAAGTGACATCATGGCAATTAGGTCCCAGCTTTCCATTGTGGAttcaatcacaaaacaaacttaAATATGTTGGACTATCTAACACGGGGATTTTCGATTCTATTTCCACACAGATGTGGGAAGTACTTTCTCAGGTTTTGTATTTAAACCTCTCTCGTAATCATATCCATGGTGAGATTGGGACTACATTAAAGAATCCAATATCTATCCCAACTATTGATCTAAGCTCAAATCACTTGTGTGGTAAATTACCCTATCTTTCAAGTGATGTGTCTCAGTTAGATCTTTCAAGCAATTCATTCTCTGAATCCATGAATGACTTTTTATGCAATGATCAGGACAAGCCAATGCTATTACAATTTCTGAATCTTGCATCAAATAATTTGTCAGGAGAGATACCTGATTGCTGGATGAATTGGACATCTCTTGTGGATGTAAATTTACAAAGCAACCATTTTGTTGGGAACTTACCCCAATCCATGGGTTCCTTGGCAGACCTGCAGTCTTTACAAATTCGTAACAACACACTCTCAGGAATATTTCCATCCAGTTTGAAGAAGAATAACCAATTGATATCCTTGGACCTTGGGGAAAATAATCTTTCAGGAACTATTCCAACATGGGTTGGAGAAAACCTCTTAAATGTGAAAATCCTCCGCCTTCGATCAAACAGATTTGGCGGCCACATTCCAAATGAAATATGTCAGATGAGTCATCTTCAGGTTTTAGACCTTGCACAAAACAATCTGTCTGGCAATATACCCAGCTGTTTCAGTAACTTGATTGCCATGACAGTAAAGAATCAAAGTACAGATCCTCGTATCTATTCTGAAGCACATTATAGTACGTCTTACTCTTCGACGCAAAGTATAGTTAGTGTGCTACTATGGCTGAAAGGAAGAGGAGATGAGTACAGAAACATTCTGGGTTTGGTAACAAGCATTGATCTGTCAAGTAACAAATTATTAGGAGAAATACCAAGAGAAATCACAAGTCTAAATGGATTGAACTTTTTGAACTTATCCCACAACCACGTGATTGGTCATATTCCACAAGGCATTGGTAATATGGGATCATTACAGTCCATTGATTTTTCGAGGAATCAACTTTCTGGTGAAATCCCTCCAACCATTGCAAATTTGAGCTTTCTGAGCATGCTAGACTTGTCTTACAATCATTTGAAGGGAAATATTCCAACAGGAACTCAATTGCAAACCTTTGATGCCTCCAGCTTCATCGGCAACAATCTATGTGGTCCACCACTGCCCATAAACTGCAGCTCCAATGGGAAAACCCATTGTTATGAAGGAAGTGATGGGCATGGAGTGAATTGGTTTTTTGTCAGTATGACAATTGGATTTATTGTGGGATTCTGGATAGTGATTGCTCCTTTGCTGATTTGTAGATCATGGCGGTATGCctattttgatttccttgatCATGTGTGGTTCAAACTTCAATCTTTTCGCTTAGGTAGTATCACTGTTTAG